In the Clavelina lepadiformis chromosome 8, kaClaLepa1.1, whole genome shotgun sequence genome, one interval contains:
- the LOC143469034 gene encoding uncharacterized protein LOC143469034: MRNKSVKYWFMSTLLRWITLTSSFYSTIYGMPTSNCTSNQFECDNGRCVSWTNLCDFVDDCGDKSDEMRHVHGFKCVLGVQRNVCVLPQRYLEDGIPQCLNKTDICLVNGTSRCHKCLTVNMTIGPFQLCDGVVDCPDASDECLCETTGAADLCARLAPGGMIRCDGQTIRLDQVCNGMVDCSDQADELFCRKSQGSKLMRCSVDRENTATVLAVKCDGRPECYDYADECDPQCIPRAQYCKRLSENAVSVLPLTCKTSSLSGNLTLVGKELCNGLWSNCTTLVTAEEEGCRTNFYCTAGKGRFISIDIAKVCDGLVDCDDASDETNCSHRFYCETSQVTNFPNSYLLDGVSDCADGSDECPLLLNQNIFFSRHELSSNVAINIWLWIMVVTGIIGNITVFQHTLRRLLSGNLDTGVARGNHFLILNLNVADIMMSVYLLFIAAKTISYSGRYCYVDLWWRTSFACNFMGSFSIVAAEASLFTLVVMASKRLYSIINPIEARSIKVKWIALIMIFTWTFTILLAAIPSFLPSVFVEGYWLPSKYFDTAVVMLPTYESFMKSLIFISESSNFTFSHSSFDFRDYLHTRHPQFQILGDFGYYSENSFCVPHFYVPVGDNGWEYPTVLVTVNLVAFVYVAVAYYVMYRKSIKNSLASTASRNATLMQKRILKLVSVNFALWLPICIASYIQLGVSYEFSDFLYVITAVFFFPINSVANPLLYSDIFENVGKKLKSLFCKIRCPSKTTEANVNVIVPERYTKTTTQL; this comes from the exons ATGCGCAACAAAAGCGTGAAATACTGGTTTATGTCAACACTACTTCGTTGGATTACCCTAACTTCATCATTTT ATTCTACGATTTATGGAATGCCAACATCTAACTGCACATCAAATCAGTTTGAGTGTGACAACGGACGTTGTGTCAGTTGGACTAACTTATGCGACTTTGTGGATGACTGCGGTGATAAAAGCGACGAAATGCGACACGTTCACGGTTTTAAATGTGTTCTGGGGGTGCAGCGCAATGTATGCGTTTTACCGCAGCGTTACCTTGAAGACGGAATACCACaatgtttaaacaaaaccgACATCTGCCTTGTTAATGGAACTAGCCGATGTCATAAGTGTTTAACAGTAAATATGACTATTGGCCCTTTTCAG CTTTGTGATGGCGTAGTTGACTGTCCAGATGCTTCTGATGAATGCTTATGCGAAACAACAGGAGCAGCCGATTTGTGCGCCAGGCTTGCACCGGGAGGGATGATAAGGTGTGATGGTCAAACGATAAGGCTGGATCAAGTTTGCAACGGTATGGTTGACTGCAGCGACCAAGCTGACGAGCTATTCTGCCGGAAGTCACAGGGTAGCAAATTGATGAGGTGCTCAGTTGATAGGGAAAACACTGCAACTGTTCTGGCGGTTAAATGCGATGGCCGACCTGAATGTTATGATTACGCTGATGAATGCGATCCGCAGTGTATACCACGTGCACAATACTGCAAACGTTTGTCAGAAAACGCAGTTAGTGTCCTTCCTTTAACGTGCAAGACAAGTTCTTTGTCAGGAAATCTGACCCTTGTTGGAAAAGAGCTATGCAACGGATTGTGGAGTAACTGCACAACCCTTGTAACAGCTGAAGAAGAAGGTTGTCGTACAAATTTCTACTGCACAGCCGGAAAGGGAAGGTTTATCAGCATTGACATAGCAAAA GTTTGCGATGGTCTTGTGGATTGCGATGATGCTTCTGATGAGACAAATTGCTCGCACAGATTTTATTGCGAAACGAGTCAAGTTACAAATTTTCCCAATTCATACTTGTTAGATGGCGTGAGCGACTGTGCCGATGGAAGCGACGAATGTCCACTTTTGCTTAACCagaatatatttttttctCGCCATGAGCTAAGCAGCAACGTCGCCATAAATATTTGGCTTTGGATTATGGTGGTCACTGGTATTATCGGCAACATCACTGTATTTCAACACACTCTACGCAGATTATTAAGTGGAAATCTCGACACTGGAGTGGCTCGCGGGAACCACTTTTTGATACTGAATTTGAACGTTGCGGACATTATGATGTCCGTCTATTTGCTTTTTATCGCCGCAAAAACAATATCTTATTCGGGTAGGTATTGCTACGTTGACTTGTGGTGGAGGACGTCATTCGCGTGCAATTTCATGGGATCATTTTCTATCGTTGCGGCTGAGGCGTCGCTGTTTACCCTGGTAGTTATGGCTTCAAAAAGGCTGTATTCGATTATTAACCCAATAGAGGCAAGATCGATAAAGGTTAAGTGGATTGCCTTGATTATGATATTCACCTGGACGTTTACCATTCTTCTTGCCGCGATACCATCCTTCTTGCCGTCGGTGTTTGTTGAGGGTTATTGGCTTCCTTCCAAATATTTTGATACGGCTGTTGTAATGCTGCCTACCTACGAGTCCTTCAtgaaaagtttgatttttatttcagaatCGTCGAACTTCACGTTTTCACACTCATCCTTTGATTTCAGGGACTATCTGCATACCAGGCATCCTCAGTTTCAAATTCTTGGAGATTTTGGCTATTACAGCGAAAACAGCTTCTGTGTTCCTCATTTTTACGTGCCAGTCGGTGATAATGGCTGGGAATATCCGACGGTATTAGTCACAGTCAATTTGGTGGCATTTGTTTACGTAGCTGTGGCATATTATGTCATGTACAGGAAAAGCATAAAGAATTCTTTGGCAAGCACCGCGTCAAGAAATGCAACTCTCATGCAAAAACGTATACTAAAGCTAGTGTCTGTTAATTTTGCTCTGTGGTTGCCAATATGCATAGCATCTTATATTCAACTCGGTGTATCGTATGAGTTTTCGGATTTTTTGTACGTGATAACAGCGGTGTTTTTTTTCCCCATAAACAGCGTGGCCAATCCGCTGTTGTATTCCGATATTTTTGAGAATGTTGGCAAAAAACTCAAGTCactcttttgtaaaattcgtTGCCCATCAAAAACAACGGAAGCAAATGTAAATGTCATCGTGCCCGAACGTTATACAAAAACGACAACGCAGCTTTAA